From Oncorhynchus tshawytscha isolate Ot180627B linkage group LG27, Otsh_v2.0, whole genome shotgun sequence, a single genomic window includes:
- the LOC112247369 gene encoding retinol dehydrogenase 8 isoform X1 gives MASSGQKVLLITGCSSGIGLRIAVLLAKDEKKRYHVIATMRDLKKKDKLVEAAGDAYGKTLMLLPLDVCSDESVKQCINSVKDRHIDILINNAGVGLLGPVESICMEDMKRVFETNFFGVVRMIKEVMPDMKKRRAGHIVVMSSVMGLQGVVFNDVYTASKFAMEGFCESMAVQLLKFNVHLSMIEPGPVHTEFETKMMEDVAKMEYPGADADTVRYFKDVYLPSSKDIFEAMGQTPEDIAKCTKKVIESRNPRFRNLTNSLYTPIVAMKYADETGGLSVNTFYNLLFNFGPLMHITMSILKCLTCSCLRRRTISPN, from the exons ATGGCGAGCAGTGGACAAAAAGTACTTCTGATCACCGGTTGCTCCTCCGGCATCGGGTTACGAATCGCCGTCCTGCTGGCCAAAGATGAAAAGAAGCGTTACCATG tcattGCCACCATGCGTGACCTGAAGAAGAAGGATAAGCTGGTGGAGGCAGCAGGTGATGCGTATGGGAAGACCCTCATGCTGCTGCCTCTGGACGTGTGCAGTGATGAGTCAGTCAAGCAGTGCATCAACAGTGTCAAGGACCGCCATATTGATATCCTCA TCAACAATGCAGGTGTGGGCTTGTTGGGACCCGTGGAAAGCATCTGTATGGAGGACATGAAGAGGGTGTTTGAGACCAACTTCTTTGGCGTGGTGAGGATGATTAAAGAGGTCATGCCTGACATGAAGAAGAGGCGGGCGGGACACATCGTGGTCATGAGCAGTGTTATGGGTCTACAGG GTGTGGTGTTCAACGATGTCTACACTGCCTCCAAGTTCGCCATGGAGGGCTTCTGTGAGAGTATGGCTGTCCAACTGCTCAAGTTCAATGTCCA TTTATCCATGATTGAGCCAGGGCCGGTGCACACTGAGTTTGAGACGAAGATGATGGAGGACGTGGCCAAGATGGAGTACCCAGGAGCTGATGCAGACACAGTGCGCTACTTTAAAGATGTTTACCTGCCCTCCTCCAAGGATATCTTTGAGGCCATGGGCCAGACCCCAGAGGACATCGCCAAG TGTACTAAGAAGGTGATTGAGTCAAGGAACCCTCGCTTCAGGAACCTGACCAACAGCCTGTACACGCCCATCGTGGCCATGAAGTACGCCGACGAGACAGGAGGCCTGTCGGTCAATACCTTCTACAACCTGCTGTTCAACTTCGGGCCCCTCATGCACATCACCATGAGCATCCTTAAGTGCCTGACCTGCAGCTGCCTGCGCCGACGCACCATCTCACCAAACTGA
- the LOC112247369 gene encoding retinol dehydrogenase 8 isoform X2: MASSGQKVLLITGCSSGIGLRIAVLLAKDEKKRYHVNNAGVGLLGPVESICMEDMKRVFETNFFGVVRMIKEVMPDMKKRRAGHIVVMSSVMGLQGVVFNDVYTASKFAMEGFCESMAVQLLKFNVHLSMIEPGPVHTEFETKMMEDVAKMEYPGADADTVRYFKDVYLPSSKDIFEAMGQTPEDIAKCTKKVIESRNPRFRNLTNSLYTPIVAMKYADETGGLSVNTFYNLLFNFGPLMHITMSILKCLTCSCLRRRTISPN; encoded by the exons ATGGCGAGCAGTGGACAAAAAGTACTTCTGATCACCGGTTGCTCCTCCGGCATCGGGTTACGAATCGCCGTCCTGCTGGCCAAAGATGAAAAGAAGCGTTACCATG TCAACAATGCAGGTGTGGGCTTGTTGGGACCCGTGGAAAGCATCTGTATGGAGGACATGAAGAGGGTGTTTGAGACCAACTTCTTTGGCGTGGTGAGGATGATTAAAGAGGTCATGCCTGACATGAAGAAGAGGCGGGCGGGACACATCGTGGTCATGAGCAGTGTTATGGGTCTACAGG GTGTGGTGTTCAACGATGTCTACACTGCCTCCAAGTTCGCCATGGAGGGCTTCTGTGAGAGTATGGCTGTCCAACTGCTCAAGTTCAATGTCCA TTTATCCATGATTGAGCCAGGGCCGGTGCACACTGAGTTTGAGACGAAGATGATGGAGGACGTGGCCAAGATGGAGTACCCAGGAGCTGATGCAGACACAGTGCGCTACTTTAAAGATGTTTACCTGCCCTCCTCCAAGGATATCTTTGAGGCCATGGGCCAGACCCCAGAGGACATCGCCAAG TGTACTAAGAAGGTGATTGAGTCAAGGAACCCTCGCTTCAGGAACCTGACCAACAGCCTGTACACGCCCATCGTGGCCATGAAGTACGCCGACGAGACAGGAGGCCTGTCGGTCAATACCTTCTACAACCTGCTGTTCAACTTCGGGCCCCTCATGCACATCACCATGAGCATCCTTAAGTGCCTGACCTGCAGCTGCCTGCGCCGACGCACCATCTCACCAAACTGA